A single genomic interval of Granulicella tundricola MP5ACTX9 harbors:
- a CDS encoding tetratricopeptide repeat protein, whose product MICTEAKVTYAHNDILNGWKEIAQYVARDIRTVERWEKQRGLPVRRVPGAGRATVFARISELELWLHSSNLAETEPLIALEDQTHSRPTALAIAELPTLSEAATSPTIDSPAPPVLYQPVRPDPAASLIHHKYFIPAMALILGSVFAIFITQPLARRAAAHTPPPAHGISAVSASPAGPVRQSQVPGVDALYLRGTFFFEQRTPDTLNRALQHFTAAIEKDPTYAPAYVGLANTYNLLREYSVVPDEIAFPKALEADEKAIALDPSLPQAHASLGFVKYFWSVDAPAAEREFQTALALDPSLVLAHHWYGSVLTHEGRYTEALRELDTAQRLQPSSSAIFTSRALAFGLSGHRDEARAMLEEHLSQDHNREDHNSSTTHIVLGILDMMEPHDVPGFLHEWRRGAERRQDSESLDLVNKAEAAYHHGGEPLMWQIMLAAEQKQHSYSTARTVRMADSEVLLGRPDQALADLDDLMHRHDRAIISIFVDPMLFPLQKDPRFVNLRAELRLPPGN is encoded by the coding sequence TTGATTTGCACCGAGGCCAAGGTGACTTACGCCCATAACGACATCCTCAACGGCTGGAAGGAGATAGCCCAGTACGTCGCAAGGGATATCCGAACCGTCGAACGCTGGGAAAAACAACGCGGGCTCCCCGTACGCCGGGTCCCCGGTGCAGGTCGCGCCACCGTCTTCGCCCGCATCTCGGAATTGGAACTCTGGCTGCACAGCAGCAACCTCGCAGAGACTGAACCGCTCATAGCGCTCGAGGACCAGACCCACTCCCGTCCCACCGCCCTCGCAATAGCAGAACTCCCCACCCTCTCCGAAGCCGCCACCAGCCCCACAATCGATTCACCAGCCCCCCCGGTCCTCTACCAACCCGTTCGCCCCGACCCCGCAGCCAGCCTCATCCACCACAAGTACTTCATCCCCGCCATGGCCCTGATCCTGGGCAGCGTCTTTGCCATCTTCATCACCCAGCCTCTCGCCCGCCGCGCCGCCGCTCACACCCCACCCCCCGCGCACGGCATCAGCGCCGTCTCCGCGTCCCCCGCCGGCCCCGTCCGCCAGTCCCAGGTCCCAGGCGTCGACGCCCTCTACCTCCGCGGAACCTTCTTCTTTGAGCAGCGCACCCCCGACACCCTCAACCGCGCCCTCCAGCACTTTACCGCCGCCATCGAAAAGGACCCCACCTACGCCCCCGCCTACGTAGGCCTCGCCAACACCTACAACCTCCTCCGCGAGTACTCCGTAGTCCCCGATGAAATCGCCTTCCCCAAAGCCTTGGAGGCCGACGAAAAAGCCATCGCCCTCGATCCCTCCCTCCCCCAGGCCCACGCCTCCCTCGGCTTCGTCAAATACTTCTGGTCCGTAGACGCCCCCGCAGCAGAACGCGAGTTCCAGACCGCATTAGCCCTCGATCCATCCCTAGTCCTGGCCCATCACTGGTACGGCTCCGTCCTCACCCATGAAGGCCGTTACACAGAGGCACTTCGCGAGCTCGACACAGCCCAGCGCCTCCAGCCCAGCTCCTCCGCCATCTTCACCAGCCGAGCCCTCGCCTTCGGCCTCTCCGGCCATCGCGATGAAGCCCGCGCCATGCTCGAAGAGCATCTCTCCCAGGACCACAATCGCGAAGACCACAACTCCTCGACCACTCACATCGTCCTCGGAATCCTGGACATGATGGAGCCTCATGACGTCCCCGGCTTCCTGCATGAATGGAGACGAGGCGCGGAGCGCCGTCAGGACAGTGAATCCCTGGACCTCGTCAACAAGGCGGAAGCCGCATACCACCACGGTGGCGAGCCACTCATGTGGCAGATCATGCTGGCAGCAGAGCAGAAGCAGCACTCCTATTCCACCGCCCGCACGGTTCGCATGGCAGACTCTGAAGTTCTTCTAGGCCGGCCGGATCAGGCCCTCGCCGATCTTGATGACCTCATGCACCGCCATGATCGCGCCATCATCAGCATCTTCGTCGACCCCATGCTCTTCCCCCTGCAGAAGGACCCGCGCTTCGTCAATCTTCGCGCAGAACTTCGCCTCCCACCCGGAAACTAG
- a CDS encoding 3-hydroxyacyl-CoA dehydrogenase NAD-binding domain-containing protein gives MTAPEISPSKIKVAIIGAGTSGRHFALACATAGFSVVLEDVMPAKLRHAESDFSSLGLTVGLALTIEDAVREADIAVDFVPDDLESKLEIYSMLDRMAPPKTILCTPSQVLSITDLASCTYRPDRCIMFRGDPIPASPVRLLLAAATSPATQALAHRLFTTLGHPVHPEPDPDLPQLLKNMNTSKL, from the coding sequence ATGACGGCGCCTGAGATCTCACCTTCCAAAATCAAGGTCGCGATCATAGGCGCCGGCACCTCCGGCCGGCACTTCGCCCTCGCCTGCGCCACCGCCGGCTTCTCCGTCGTCCTTGAAGACGTCATGCCGGCCAAGCTCCGCCACGCCGAGTCCGACTTCTCCTCCCTCGGCCTCACCGTAGGCCTCGCCCTCACCATCGAAGACGCCGTCCGAGAAGCCGATATAGCCGTAGACTTCGTTCCCGACGACCTAGAGTCCAAACTCGAAATCTACAGCATGCTCGACCGCATGGCCCCCCCAAAGACCATCCTCTGCACCCCCAGCCAGGTCCTCAGCATCACCGACCTGGCCTCCTGCACCTACCGCCCGGACCGTTGCATCATGTTCCGCGGCGACCCCATCCCCGCCTCACCCGTCCGTCTCCTCCTCGCCGCCGCAACTTCCCCAGCCACCCAGGCCCTCGCCCACCGGCTCTTCACCACGCTCGGCCACCCAGTCCACCCGGAACCAGACCCAGACCTCCCCCAGCTCCTGAAAAACATGAACACCTCAAAGCTGTAG
- the malQ gene encoding 4-alpha-glucanotransferase: MLQERVSGVLLHVTSLPSYGGIGDFGPEAYNFVDFLAASKQRIWQVLPLSPTGYGSSPYSALSAFAGNPILISLEILADQGWIDRDRIANLAPHSGPCDFGRAATEKLPLVEEAAANFLDRATGDQRLRFQKFCTDNHSWLSDYAMFTVLRRTYEYASWHEWPEEYARRKSDALATLMNERGRELAIEQAVQFLFSEQWCTLRGYCADRKIQILGDVAIFVNYDSADVWTNPDIFELDDQLRPIRVSGVPPDYFSATGQRWGNPLYRWSTLKERGFDWWVARIRRSLTLYDVIRLDHFRGFEAFWSIAADEETAINGQWVKAPGHDLFQRLRDVFGDLPFVAEDLGVITKEVDELREHYGMPGMRILQFGFTDRGSHLYLPHRFVPNTVTYTGTHDNNTTLGWWLDDTGEAERANAQTYLGKIDHPAEIVWAMMRAAARSVANVCIFPLQDILHLGSDARMNTPAGIGQNWAWRYDQGTLHPDFAYQLGALMEMTDRDGYSAPVEGTEAAGKPTEDASKRAELGTTV; this comes from the coding sequence ATGCTTCAAGAGCGCGTATCCGGGGTTTTACTGCACGTCACATCACTGCCGTCTTACGGTGGCATAGGCGATTTCGGCCCTGAAGCCTACAACTTCGTCGACTTCCTCGCAGCCTCCAAGCAGCGCATCTGGCAGGTCCTGCCCCTCAGCCCCACCGGCTACGGAAGCTCTCCATACTCCGCACTCTCGGCCTTCGCCGGCAACCCCATCCTCATCTCGCTTGAAATCCTCGCCGACCAGGGCTGGATCGACCGCGACCGCATCGCCAACCTCGCCCCACACTCCGGCCCCTGCGACTTCGGTCGCGCCGCTACGGAAAAGCTCCCGCTCGTGGAAGAAGCCGCCGCAAACTTCCTTGACCGCGCCACCGGCGACCAGCGCCTGCGCTTCCAGAAGTTCTGCACGGATAACCACTCCTGGCTCTCTGACTACGCCATGTTCACCGTCCTCCGCCGCACCTACGAGTACGCAAGCTGGCACGAGTGGCCCGAAGAGTACGCCCGCCGCAAGTCCGACGCCCTCGCCACCCTCATGAATGAGCGCGGCCGTGAGCTCGCCATCGAGCAGGCCGTCCAGTTCCTCTTCTCAGAACAGTGGTGTACCCTCCGCGGCTACTGCGCCGACCGCAAGATCCAGATCCTCGGCGACGTCGCCATCTTCGTCAACTATGACTCCGCCGACGTCTGGACCAACCCAGACATCTTCGAGCTAGACGATCAGCTCCGCCCCATCCGTGTCTCCGGCGTCCCACCCGACTACTTCTCCGCCACCGGCCAGCGCTGGGGCAATCCCCTCTACCGCTGGTCCACCCTCAAGGAACGCGGCTTCGACTGGTGGGTCGCCCGCATCCGCCGCTCCCTTACCCTCTATGACGTCATCCGCCTCGACCACTTCCGCGGTTTTGAGGCCTTCTGGTCCATCGCCGCAGATGAAGAGACGGCCATCAACGGCCAGTGGGTCAAGGCCCCCGGCCACGATCTCTTCCAGCGTCTCCGCGACGTCTTCGGCGACCTCCCTTTCGTCGCAGAGGATCTAGGCGTCATCACCAAGGAGGTCGACGAACTCCGCGAGCATTACGGCATGCCCGGCATGCGCATCCTCCAGTTCGGCTTCACGGACCGAGGCTCCCACCTCTATCTCCCCCACCGCTTCGTCCCCAACACCGTCACCTACACCGGCACCCACGACAACAACACCACCCTCGGCTGGTGGCTTGACGACACCGGCGAGGCCGAACGCGCCAACGCCCAGACCTACCTCGGCAAGATCGATCATCCCGCCGAGATCGTCTGGGCCATGATGCGAGCCGCCGCCCGCTCCGTCGCCAACGTCTGCATCTTTCCCCTCCAGGACATCCTGCACCTCGGCAGCGACGCCCGCATGAACACCCCCGCCGGCATCGGACAAAACTGGGCCTGGCGCTACGATCAGGGCACCCTCCATCCAGACTTCGCCTACCAGCTCGGAGCCCTCATGGAAATGACAGACCGCGACGGCTACTCCGCTCCAGTCGAAGGCACCGAGGCCGCCGGCAAACCCACCGAGGACGCAAGCAAACGAGCAGAGCTCGGCACAACCGTCTAA
- a CDS encoding peptidylprolyl isomerase: MIRIFQQDNKFVKLAIASFITVALGAMVITLVPGIFDNVDSGGSGVNYATVHAPGLFGRFGGDSEPVLQTEVTRAATQQLEQQKLPPMLMPYIESRVAQQLVQEAILKLEADRLGLQVADSDLLRELHQGQIGQILFPNGQYIGDDAYMNFVQNQLNMTRGDFEILVKKEMEVARLQALITGGVTVSDNAVRDSYRVSGTKVKFDYAVITSDTLRATVNPSDSDLQTFFKTNQARYATAVPESRKLNYFAFGADQIPGGKPQVTDADLQTYYNAHLAQYQVKDQAKVRHILIAVPAGADARTDAAAKAKADDLLKQIKAGGNFADLASKNSDDPGSKANGGELGFLSPGQTVPEFDKASFSLKPGQTSDVIKTKFGYHILQVEERQNAHTKPLNEVKAEITPIVEQQKFGNAEAAYAKSLSDEARKNGIDKTAAAHGLHATTTDFVGKDGVVPGVSDSTALLAQAFTTTKKGDPISVSTGDGFAIFQVVDIQAPHAPTFDAYKSHILDDYRAEKVPQLLNEKLNKLDARAKELNDLHKAAAELNIPVKSSDLVGKDGQVPDLGAMSGPGAPAFDLAKGTVSNPINTGSNGIVLVVTDKQEPSADDIAKNFTATREGLLNERREEVFRLYLGTLTEKYQKSGGIRYAKKTNAPGAPGSSPLGL, translated from the coding sequence ATGATTCGTATCTTTCAGCAGGACAATAAGTTCGTCAAACTCGCCATCGCCAGCTTTATCACTGTCGCCCTCGGAGCCATGGTGATCACCCTCGTCCCAGGCATCTTTGACAACGTGGACAGCGGCGGAAGCGGCGTGAACTATGCCACCGTACACGCCCCCGGCCTCTTCGGCCGTTTCGGTGGAGACAGCGAGCCCGTCCTCCAGACCGAAGTCACCCGCGCCGCCACCCAGCAGCTCGAGCAGCAGAAGCTCCCCCCCATGCTCATGCCCTACATTGAGAGCCGCGTCGCCCAGCAGCTCGTCCAGGAGGCCATCCTCAAGCTCGAAGCAGACCGCCTCGGCCTCCAGGTCGCAGACAGTGATCTCCTCCGCGAGCTCCACCAGGGCCAGATCGGCCAGATCCTCTTCCCCAACGGGCAGTACATCGGCGACGACGCCTACATGAACTTCGTCCAGAACCAGCTCAACATGACCCGCGGCGACTTTGAGATTCTCGTCAAGAAAGAGATGGAAGTAGCCCGTCTCCAGGCGCTCATCACCGGCGGCGTCACCGTCTCGGACAACGCAGTCCGCGACTCCTACCGCGTCTCCGGCACCAAGGTGAAGTTTGACTACGCCGTAATCACCTCGGACACCCTCCGCGCCACCGTCAACCCGTCCGACTCGGACCTTCAGACCTTCTTCAAAACCAATCAGGCCCGTTACGCCACCGCCGTACCGGAGTCCCGCAAGCTGAACTACTTCGCCTTCGGAGCAGACCAGATCCCCGGCGGCAAGCCCCAGGTCACCGACGCCGATCTCCAGACCTACTACAACGCCCACCTCGCCCAGTATCAGGTCAAGGATCAGGCCAAGGTCCGCCACATCCTCATCGCCGTCCCTGCCGGAGCTGATGCCAGGACCGACGCAGCCGCCAAGGCCAAGGCAGACGATCTCCTCAAGCAGATCAAGGCCGGCGGTAACTTCGCCGACCTCGCCAGCAAGAACTCAGACGATCCCGGCTCCAAGGCCAACGGCGGCGAACTCGGCTTCCTCAGCCCCGGTCAGACCGTTCCCGAGTTCGACAAGGCCTCCTTCTCGCTCAAGCCCGGCCAGACCTCGGACGTCATCAAGACCAAGTTTGGCTATCACATCCTGCAGGTTGAGGAGCGTCAGAACGCCCACACCAAGCCCCTCAATGAGGTCAAGGCAGAGATCACGCCCATCGTCGAGCAGCAGAAGTTCGGCAACGCGGAAGCAGCCTATGCCAAGTCCCTGTCGGACGAAGCCAGGAAGAATGGCATCGACAAGACCGCTGCCGCACACGGCCTCCACGCCACCACCACCGACTTCGTCGGCAAGGATGGCGTAGTCCCCGGCGTCTCTGACTCCACCGCCCTCCTCGCCCAGGCCTTCACCACCACCAAGAAAGGCGATCCCATCTCCGTCTCCACCGGCGACGGCTTCGCCATCTTCCAGGTCGTCGATATCCAGGCCCCGCACGCTCCCACCTTCGACGCCTACAAGTCGCACATCCTGGACGACTACCGCGCCGAGAAGGTCCCCCAGCTCCTCAATGAGAAGCTCAACAAGCTCGACGCCCGCGCCAAGGAGCTCAACGATCTCCACAAGGCAGCCGCCGAGCTCAACATTCCCGTCAAGTCTAGCGACCTTGTAGGCAAGGATGGCCAGGTCCCCGATCTCGGTGCCATGTCCGGCCCCGGAGCTCCCGCCTTCGATCTCGCCAAGGGCACCGTCTCCAATCCCATCAATACCGGCTCCAACGGCATCGTGCTCGTCGTAACGGACAAGCAGGAGCCCAGCGCGGATGACATCGCCAAGAACTTCACGGCAACCCGTGAAGGCCTCCTCAACGAGCGCCGCGAAGAGGTCTTCCGCCTCTACCTCGGCACCCTCACGGAGAAGTACCAGAAGTCCGGCGGCATCCGTTACGCAAAGAAGACCAACGCACCCGGCGCTCCAGGCTCCTCCCCGTTGGGCCTCTAA
- a CDS encoding BON domain-containing protein translates to MSQGDTLSRSNISPARSSSRWTAELIRTTRNTALIAGMIASTGALLAQAPNVSDAQVESNVLKALAGAPELASEAITTRTVYGTVTLSGTVATEPLRKRAENLAANAPGVKKVVDQLTLGGASVSANQSAGPGPNMVLQSDGSYAPADSTQPDTAQNAPPPTSPNGQYQRNNPDADQALDQQAANQQPQQTPAQTNDPANRRPLSASNYPPSPQGGNYPPQAGQPYPQQQPQGYPPQYQQYPPVQPGYSAHGYAAPMDGGQVAGQPVTVPAGTLIRIRVNQTLSSQHSQPGSNFDGIIINDVVAGGLIAIPRGATVRGTVVDAKPSGALNGRGEMTLQLNQIILAGKTYPIVSDDWIHNGGDKTIESVNKTLGFGAVGALIGAVAGGGVGAAVGGGVGAAAGLGSSAASGRGQVFVPSEAVVTFHLAQPAPILTVSEQEMQRLAYGVAPGADPRYARRAYPRPYAPYPAPYPPPY, encoded by the coding sequence ATGTCACAAGGGGATACTTTGTCCAGGAGCAATATTTCACCCGCACGCAGCTCCTCCAGGTGGACTGCGGAGCTGATCCGCACCACACGCAACACCGCGCTCATCGCAGGCATGATCGCATCGACCGGCGCTTTGCTCGCCCAGGCCCCGAACGTCTCCGACGCTCAGGTCGAGTCGAACGTCCTCAAAGCCCTCGCCGGAGCGCCCGAGCTGGCCTCCGAAGCGATCACTACCAGAACGGTTTACGGCACCGTCACCCTCAGCGGAACGGTCGCCACCGAGCCACTCCGCAAGCGTGCCGAAAACCTTGCCGCCAACGCCCCAGGGGTAAAAAAGGTCGTCGACCAACTCACCCTCGGCGGCGCATCCGTCTCCGCAAATCAGTCCGCCGGCCCCGGCCCCAACATGGTCCTGCAGTCCGACGGTTCCTACGCCCCCGCCGATTCCACCCAGCCTGACACGGCTCAGAACGCACCACCGCCAACCTCACCCAACGGCCAGTATCAGCGCAACAACCCAGACGCGGACCAGGCTCTGGACCAGCAGGCCGCCAACCAGCAGCCTCAGCAAACCCCAGCCCAGACGAACGATCCAGCCAATCGCCGCCCCCTTTCAGCCTCAAACTATCCGCCCTCTCCTCAGGGCGGCAACTATCCTCCGCAGGCAGGCCAGCCTTACCCCCAGCAACAGCCCCAGGGCTACCCGCCGCAATACCAGCAGTATCCCCCTGTTCAACCCGGTTACAGTGCCCACGGATACGCCGCGCCCATGGACGGCGGCCAGGTCGCAGGCCAGCCTGTCACAGTGCCCGCCGGCACTCTGATCCGCATCCGCGTCAACCAGACGCTCTCCAGCCAACACTCTCAGCCCGGCAGCAACTTTGACGGCATCATCATCAATGACGTCGTCGCAGGCGGCCTCATCGCCATCCCCCGCGGAGCCACCGTCCGCGGCACCGTAGTCGACGCCAAGCCCTCCGGCGCCCTCAACGGCCGCGGCGAGATGACCCTCCAGCTCAACCAGATCATCCTCGCCGGCAAAACCTACCCCATCGTCTCGGACGACTGGATCCACAACGGCGGTGATAAGACCATCGAATCCGTCAACAAAACCCTCGGCTTCGGCGCAGTAGGAGCCCTCATCGGCGCAGTCGCAGGCGGAGGAGTCGGAGCAGCTGTCGGCGGCGGCGTAGGCGCGGCAGCCGGTCTAGGCTCGTCGGCAGCCTCAGGACGCGGACAGGTCTTCGTCCCCTCGGAGGCGGTCGTCACCTTCCACCTCGCACAGCCCGCCCCCATCCTCACCGTCTCAGAGCAGGAGATGCAGCGTCTGGCCTACGGCGTAGCCCCCGGAGCAGACCCCCGCTACGCCCGCCGAGCCTACCCCCGCCCCTACGCGCCATACCCGGCTCCCTACCCCCCACCGTACTAA
- a CDS encoding LacI family DNA-binding transcriptional regulator — protein MKSSSKRSSAQKTDIHDVAAHAGVSIATVSRTLNHVPTVDAALAARVWKAVAELDYLPNTQARALVSGKSRLLGLIVSEITNPFFPELIQEFERIAVDQGYEILIGSTSHDPKKMDTCVRRMLERKVDGVAIMTFGFEEIVLDRLIADEIPLVFIDVASKHPRSGVLSVNYREGIQEGVQHLAALGHRKIGFISGPLHLRSAQARKSAFLESMQSAAVPINPKWIVEGDHTLEGGRDAMQTILSQKALPTAVMCSNDMTAIGVQHAVFEARLRIPEDLSLIGFDNIHMAEYTIPPLTTVQMSCKDLAQKAVRILLSHLSPEGGKGEIEITIGTRLIVRQTTGQPRN, from the coding sequence TTGAAGTCATCGTCGAAGCGCAGCTCCGCACAAAAGACCGATATCCACGACGTCGCGGCTCACGCTGGGGTTTCCATCGCAACCGTCTCGCGCACCCTCAACCACGTCCCCACCGTAGACGCTGCCCTCGCCGCCCGTGTCTGGAAGGCCGTCGCCGAACTCGACTATCTCCCCAACACCCAAGCCCGCGCCCTCGTCTCCGGCAAAAGCAGACTCCTCGGCCTCATCGTCTCCGAGATCACAAACCCGTTCTTCCCTGAGCTCATCCAGGAGTTTGAACGCATCGCCGTCGACCAGGGCTACGAGATCCTCATCGGCTCGACCAGCCACGACCCAAAAAAAATGGACACCTGCGTTCGCCGCATGTTGGAGCGCAAGGTCGACGGCGTAGCCATCATGACCTTCGGCTTTGAGGAGATCGTCCTCGATCGCCTCATCGCGGACGAGATCCCGCTCGTCTTCATCGACGTAGCTTCGAAACACCCGCGCAGCGGCGTTCTCTCCGTCAACTATCGCGAGGGGATTCAGGAAGGCGTCCAGCACCTGGCCGCTCTGGGTCACCGCAAGATCGGTTTCATCTCCGGCCCGCTACATCTCCGCTCGGCCCAGGCACGCAAGTCTGCCTTCCTGGAGTCAATGCAGTCCGCAGCGGTCCCGATCAACCCCAAATGGATCGTCGAAGGGGATCACACCCTGGAGGGCGGCCGAGACGCCATGCAGACGATCTTGTCTCAAAAAGCCTTGCCAACGGCCGTCATGTGCTCCAACGATATGACCGCGATCGGGGTCCAGCACGCCGTCTTTGAAGCCCGCCTCCGCATCCCGGAAGACCTCTCCCTCATCGGCTTCGACAACATCCACATGGCGGAGTACACCATCCCTCCCCTCACCACGGTCCAGATGTCCTGCAAGGACCTGGCCCAGAAGGCCGTACGAATCCTCCTCTCCCATCTCTCCCCCGAAGGCGGAAAGGGAGAGATCGAGATCACCATCGGCACCAGGCTCATCGTCCGGCAGACGACGGGGCAGCCCCGGAACTGA
- a CDS encoding arylsulfatase, which translates to MPSSTQLSRRGFLVSALAAGSAYALGADKPSGRRPNIVFILADDMGYGDPAVYGQTKIRTPNIDRMAAGGMRFTQGYAGAPVCAPSRCTLMTGMHGGHARVRDNFALAAGHVGHKKKEEIRRASLTTEDRTVADYLRGAGYRTGLMGKWHLDGYDPDAVPTKHGFEEFKGWLTQIDETQGYWPEKRMHGETLIDIPENAGGKQGRYDTTMITEDSVDYIERHKADPFFLYVAYDSPHSPYTAPDFGPYKDHPTWADDEKTYAAMIWYMDLGIGKILDTLKRLKLDEDTVVFFASDNGPRSEPTVQQTRVIDFFDSNGNLTGYKRDMYEGGIRDPLIARWPGHIPAGAVNQMSAYFPDFLPTALDLAGAPVEKGDGISLRPYLMNPKLTGEERFLYWEFYEPVFRQAARLGRWKAVRLKRGGKLELYDLSVDAWESKDVAVDHPEIVAKMEAGMAREHRASAEYPDPGKGAVAAPNIP; encoded by the coding sequence ATGCCGTCTTCAACACAATTGAGCCGCAGGGGCTTTCTGGTTAGTGCGCTTGCGGCGGGGTCTGCCTACGCGCTGGGTGCGGATAAACCCAGCGGACGCCGGCCAAACATTGTCTTCATCCTGGCGGACGATATGGGGTATGGGGATCCGGCTGTCTATGGGCAGACGAAGATTCGGACGCCGAACATCGACCGGATGGCCGCCGGGGGGATGCGGTTTACGCAGGGGTATGCGGGGGCACCGGTGTGTGCGCCTTCGCGGTGTACGTTGATGACCGGGATGCATGGGGGACATGCGAGGGTGAGGGATAACTTTGCGCTGGCGGCGGGGCATGTGGGGCATAAGAAGAAGGAGGAGATCCGGCGGGCGAGTTTGACGACCGAGGATCGGACTGTGGCGGATTACTTGAGGGGGGCGGGGTACCGGACGGGCTTGATGGGGAAGTGGCACCTGGATGGGTACGACCCGGATGCGGTGCCGACCAAGCATGGGTTCGAGGAGTTCAAGGGGTGGCTGACGCAGATCGACGAGACGCAGGGGTATTGGCCGGAGAAGCGGATGCATGGGGAGACGCTGATCGATATCCCGGAGAATGCCGGGGGGAAGCAGGGGCGGTATGACACGACCATGATTACGGAGGACTCGGTGGACTACATTGAGCGGCATAAGGCTGATCCGTTCTTCCTGTACGTGGCTTATGACAGTCCGCATAGCCCTTATACGGCTCCGGACTTTGGTCCTTACAAGGACCATCCGACCTGGGCGGACGATGAGAAGACGTATGCGGCGATGATCTGGTACATGGACCTGGGGATCGGGAAGATCCTGGATACGTTGAAGAGGCTGAAGCTGGACGAGGATACCGTGGTGTTCTTTGCTTCGGACAATGGCCCGCGGTCTGAGCCTACGGTCCAGCAGACGAGGGTGATCGATTTTTTCGATTCAAACGGGAACCTGACCGGGTATAAGCGGGATATGTATGAGGGGGGGATACGTGATCCGCTGATCGCACGGTGGCCGGGGCATATTCCGGCTGGCGCGGTGAACCAGATGTCGGCTTACTTTCCGGACTTCCTGCCGACAGCTCTCGACCTGGCGGGTGCGCCGGTGGAGAAGGGGGACGGGATCAGTCTTCGTCCTTACCTGATGAATCCTAAGCTGACCGGGGAGGAACGGTTTCTGTACTGGGAGTTCTATGAGCCTGTGTTTCGGCAGGCCGCTCGGCTGGGGAGGTGGAAGGCGGTGCGGCTGAAGCGGGGCGGGAAGCTCGAGCTTTATGATCTTTCGGTCGATGCTTGGGAGAGTAAGGATGTGGCTGTAGACCATCCGGAGATTGTGGCGAAGATGGAGGCGGGGATGGCTCGGGAGCATCGTGCTTCTGCTGAGTATCCCGATCCGGGGAAGGGTGCGGTTGCTGCGCCGAATATTCCTTAG